One Vibrio penaeicida DNA segment encodes these proteins:
- a CDS encoding DUF3612 domain-containing protein, which yields MKNTKSLFRQSHFLGTKIRNLRKRNNLTLEDLSSRCVKLDPESAPSVSYLSMIERGKRVPSEDMLEVIASVFQKNVQWFLDDAHDQKEIVPEKGSRGGIRGMALEPSFLFSNEILQIAIPEMLSQTGTTGRQFAHLLIRAHQEHHQNHFPDLERAAEEIGKKRMPLSVEDLLEICESVGLKIKWFEKSTQSSVSSNGIEVHRVLRSYFEAPATLHLNKSLKKDSIRLKYDLAVNIGHMVLHDGDGEKSMVVADSNPSYEVRDESKSGGSVELDSTKILHAWRDFECSFFAGALLCPRVPFRQLLDRNGYEIDVCKQAGVSESIAMRRMTAVSPYPHWHYFDAYNPGKLKAVYRGNGIPLPWGNMRMVEDPCQHWSVFRMVSNDDKLNDDKTVAQISILYQNDVPHIYCCESKKVMDLAGNPHVLCTGVDLNPAIDAQGHDSVAVANLLKDACVQNGGTAIIPLKVRKLLMTVARILNINWVERGIDNRARLICSRGAVCPRVPKCYSDLEPVSGA from the coding sequence ATGAAAAATACAAAAAGTCTATTTAGACAATCCCATTTTTTGGGCACAAAAATCCGTAACCTACGGAAAAGAAACAACTTAACGCTGGAAGATCTGTCGTCACGCTGTGTAAAACTGGACCCTGAATCCGCCCCTTCTGTCTCGTATTTGTCGATGATAGAGCGAGGAAAACGGGTGCCGAGTGAAGATATGCTGGAAGTAATCGCGTCTGTTTTTCAGAAAAATGTGCAATGGTTTCTGGATGATGCGCACGATCAGAAAGAGATCGTGCCAGAGAAAGGAAGCCGTGGTGGCATTCGAGGAATGGCGCTAGAGCCCAGTTTTCTTTTCTCTAATGAGATTCTGCAAATTGCTATTCCTGAAATGCTCTCTCAGACAGGAACAACAGGTCGGCAGTTTGCGCATCTGCTGATACGTGCTCACCAAGAGCATCACCAAAACCACTTCCCTGATCTGGAACGTGCAGCAGAAGAAATCGGTAAAAAGCGAATGCCACTCAGTGTGGAAGATTTGCTCGAAATCTGTGAAAGCGTCGGTTTGAAGATCAAATGGTTTGAAAAATCCACGCAAAGCAGCGTGAGCTCTAATGGCATAGAAGTTCATCGTGTTCTTCGCTCTTACTTTGAAGCGCCGGCTACCTTACATTTGAATAAGTCTTTGAAAAAAGATTCTATTCGCCTTAAATACGATTTAGCGGTCAACATTGGGCATATGGTTCTGCATGATGGAGATGGTGAAAAAAGTATGGTGGTTGCCGACAGCAACCCAAGCTATGAGGTTCGCGATGAATCTAAGTCTGGTGGATCTGTTGAATTGGATTCCACCAAGATTCTCCATGCTTGGCGAGATTTCGAGTGCTCATTCTTTGCTGGTGCTCTACTCTGCCCACGGGTTCCTTTCCGTCAGCTACTCGATAGAAATGGCTATGAGATCGACGTTTGTAAACAAGCTGGGGTGTCTGAATCCATTGCAATGCGGCGTATGACAGCGGTTTCTCCCTACCCACACTGGCATTATTTCGACGCATACAATCCCGGTAAACTCAAAGCGGTATATCGCGGGAATGGCATTCCCCTGCCATGGGGAAATATGCGGATGGTGGAAGATCCTTGTCAGCACTGGTCGGTATTTCGAATGGTGTCGAATGATGACAAGCTGAACGATGATAAAACCGTTGCGCAAATTTCCATTCTTTACCAAAACGACGTTCCACATATTTACTGCTGTGAATCAAAGAAAGTCATGGATTTAGCGGGAAATCCACACGTTTTGTGTACTGGTGTGGATCTCAACCCTGCAATTGACGCACAGGGACATGATTCTGTTGCCGTCGCTAATCTCTTAAAGGACGCATGTGTTCAAAATGGTGGTACGGCAATCATTCCGCTTAAAGTTCGGAAGTTGCTAATGACTGTGGCGCGGATACTTAACATCAACTGGGTAGAGCGTGGAATAGATAATCGGGCTCGCTTGATTTGTTCTCGCGGTGCTGTTTGCCCTCGTGTACCTAAGTGCTATTCCGATTTGGAGCCAGTTTCAGGAGCCTAA
- a CDS encoding malate synthase G: protein MSLPKTKECHFHQGFYEFINQEVLPLTDLEPNEFWENVARLVSDLTPRNQALLAKRHQLQTQIDQFHRENRSFSQNQYQSFLEEIGYLEEEGPDFQIETRNVDEEIASIAGPQLVVPIRNARFALNAANARWGSLYDALYGTDVISQNGAGMNVGKKYNQARGKKVIAFAKDFLDEVFPLNEGSHHDVESYTVYFKNLLAFFPDGTQAGLKHPGQFVAASDLDREPTSIILRNNGLHIEMIINSCGTIGSQDLAGIDDIQIESAMSTIMDFEDSIAAVDGDDKVEAYTNWLGLVTGSLKSEFTKNGKTLTRKLSDDKVYTGRNGDDYTLHGRSLLMIRNVGHLMGIDLMTDQEGNEVPEGIMDAIVTSLIGSIAIKNSSACRVSNSRTGSIYIVKPKMHGPEEVAFSCELFSRVESMLGLAPNTLKIGIMDEERRTSLNLKECIRQAKNRVVFINTGFLDRTGDEIHTSMEAGPFLPKGEIKNQPWIAAYEQNNVAVGLACGFSGKAQIGKGMWAMPDEMAEMMKQKVAHPLSGATTAWVPSPTAATLHALHYHRVNVFECQKTLEIDAGSLKNNMLKIALMPQETNLTAKDIEQELENNIQGILGYVVRWVEMGVGCSKVPDINNVGLMEDRATLRISSQHIANWLAHKVCKKEQVESILARMAKVVDDQNEGESGYKPMTPDIESSTAYQAARALIFKGAAQPSGYTEPLLHEYRKQAKYQ from the coding sequence ATGAGTCTACCGAAAACAAAGGAATGTCATTTTCATCAAGGCTTCTATGAGTTCATCAATCAGGAAGTACTGCCATTAACCGATTTGGAACCTAATGAGTTTTGGGAAAACGTGGCACGTTTAGTCAGCGATCTTACGCCTCGTAATCAAGCCCTACTGGCGAAGAGACATCAATTGCAAACTCAGATTGACCAATTTCACCGTGAAAATCGCTCGTTCTCTCAAAACCAATATCAATCGTTTTTAGAAGAGATTGGCTACTTAGAGGAAGAGGGACCGGACTTTCAAATCGAAACGCGAAATGTAGATGAAGAAATTGCTTCAATTGCAGGACCACAATTGGTTGTTCCGATTCGCAACGCTCGATTTGCTTTAAATGCTGCTAACGCGAGATGGGGAAGTTTGTACGATGCGCTTTATGGCACCGATGTGATTAGCCAAAACGGCGCGGGTATGAACGTAGGTAAAAAATACAATCAAGCACGTGGCAAAAAAGTGATTGCGTTTGCGAAAGACTTTTTGGACGAAGTTTTCCCTCTTAACGAAGGTTCGCACCACGACGTTGAAAGTTACACCGTTTACTTCAAAAACCTGCTGGCCTTTTTCCCTGATGGTACTCAGGCGGGCTTGAAACACCCTGGGCAATTTGTGGCAGCAAGCGATCTCGATAGAGAACCCACATCGATCATTTTACGAAACAACGGTCTTCATATTGAAATGATCATCAACAGCTGCGGAACCATTGGTAGCCAAGACTTAGCAGGCATTGATGACATTCAGATTGAATCGGCAATGTCGACCATTATGGACTTTGAAGATTCCATAGCCGCTGTCGACGGCGACGACAAAGTAGAAGCTTACACCAACTGGTTGGGTTTGGTTACGGGGTCACTTAAGTCTGAGTTTACCAAAAATGGCAAAACTCTAACGCGTAAGTTAAGTGACGATAAAGTGTACACCGGACGAAATGGCGACGACTACACCCTACATGGTCGTTCGCTTCTTATGATTCGAAACGTTGGTCACCTTATGGGTATCGACTTAATGACAGACCAAGAAGGAAACGAGGTGCCGGAAGGCATCATGGATGCCATCGTGACGTCTCTCATTGGCAGTATTGCCATCAAGAATTCAAGCGCATGTCGCGTCTCGAACAGCAGAACAGGAAGTATCTACATAGTGAAGCCCAAGATGCACGGACCTGAAGAGGTTGCGTTTTCCTGTGAACTGTTTAGCCGTGTTGAGTCCATGTTAGGTCTCGCTCCCAATACTTTAAAAATCGGGATTATGGACGAAGAACGCCGCACTTCATTAAACCTTAAAGAGTGCATTCGCCAAGCGAAAAACAGAGTGGTGTTCATCAACACGGGATTTTTGGACCGAACTGGTGACGAAATTCATACCAGTATGGAAGCCGGTCCCTTTCTTCCAAAAGGTGAGATCAAAAATCAGCCATGGATTGCTGCTTATGAGCAAAACAATGTCGCGGTTGGTCTTGCCTGCGGTTTCTCTGGAAAAGCTCAAATTGGTAAAGGAATGTGGGCAATGCCAGATGAAATGGCAGAGATGATGAAGCAAAAAGTGGCACACCCATTGTCTGGGGCGACCACAGCTTGGGTGCCGTCACCAACAGCAGCCACTTTGCATGCATTGCATTATCACCGAGTGAATGTTTTTGAATGCCAAAAAACATTAGAAATAGACGCAGGTTCACTCAAAAACAACATGCTTAAAATTGCCTTAATGCCGCAAGAAACCAACCTAACTGCGAAGGATATTGAACAAGAGCTGGAAAACAACATTCAAGGGATCCTTGGTTACGTGGTTCGTTGGGTAGAAATGGGAGTGGGGTGTTCGAAAGTGCCAGACATCAACAATGTAGGCTTGATGGAAGACAGAGCGACATTACGTATTTCCAGCCAGCACATTGCGAACTGGCTAGCACATAAAGTGTGCAAAAAAGAACAGGTTGAGAGCATCTTAGCGCGAATGGCAAAAGTAGTGGACGACCAAAACGAAGGCGAAAGTGGCTACAAACCAATGACGCCAGACATTGAATCGAGCACCGCGTATCAAGCTGCCAGAGCATTGATATTTAAAGGAGCAGCGCAGCCAAGCGGCTACACAGAACCGCTACTTCATGAATACCGAAAGCAAGCAAAGTACCAATGA
- a CDS encoding isocitrate lyase, whose product MENYRTETQKADELIQQQGQTWAAINPEYVARMRLQNRFQSGLDIARYTAKIMREDMEAYDNNSENYTQSLGCWHGFVGQQKMISIKKHFETTRGRYLYLSGWMVAALRSEFGPLPDQSMHEKTTVPMLIEELYTFLKQADARELNHLYKELDGARNSGDTVKAQAVQNQIDNFETHIVPIVADIDAGFGNEEATYLLAKKMIEAGACCIQIENQVSDAKQCGHQDGKVTVPHEDFLAKINAVRYAFLELGVDDGVIVARTDSLGAGLTQKIPVSQTAGDLADQYNEFIDGEEISSLTDLDSGDMVLKQGDKYIKPTRLPNGLVRFKPNTGEDRVVLDCITSLQNGADLLWIETEKPHVQQIAGMVNRIREVIPNAKLVYNNSPSFNWTLNFRQQVFDAWAEEGKDVSSYEREKLMSSVYDDSELAVSADEKIQSFQRDAAREAGIFHHLITLPTYHTAALSTDNLAKDYFGEKGMLAYVKEVQRKEIRQGLASVKHQDMSGSNIGDDHKEYFSGEQALKASGENNTMNQFA is encoded by the coding sequence ATGGAAAATTACAGAACGGAAACCCAAAAGGCAGACGAACTTATCCAGCAACAAGGACAAACTTGGGCGGCAATTAACCCTGAATATGTGGCACGTATGCGTCTTCAAAACCGATTTCAATCCGGTTTAGACATTGCTCGCTATACAGCAAAAATCATGCGTGAAGATATGGAAGCGTATGATAACAACAGCGAGAATTACACGCAGTCTCTCGGTTGTTGGCACGGGTTTGTCGGCCAGCAGAAAATGATTTCTATTAAAAAGCATTTTGAAACCACTCGTGGTCGTTACCTATACCTTTCTGGCTGGATGGTCGCAGCGCTTCGTTCTGAGTTCGGTCCTTTGCCCGATCAGTCGATGCACGAAAAAACCACAGTACCAATGTTAATTGAAGAGCTGTACACCTTCTTAAAACAAGCAGACGCTCGTGAGCTTAACCACCTCTACAAAGAATTAGATGGTGCGCGTAACTCCGGCGACACAGTGAAAGCGCAAGCGGTCCAAAATCAAATCGATAATTTTGAAACCCACATCGTGCCAATCGTCGCAGACATCGATGCCGGTTTTGGTAATGAAGAAGCAACGTACTTGCTGGCGAAAAAGATGATTGAAGCAGGTGCGTGCTGTATCCAAATTGAAAACCAAGTATCGGATGCGAAGCAGTGTGGTCACCAAGATGGCAAAGTAACGGTTCCGCATGAAGACTTTTTAGCGAAGATCAATGCTGTTCGCTACGCATTCTTGGAGTTGGGTGTCGACGACGGTGTGATTGTGGCACGTACGGATTCGTTAGGTGCTGGTCTTACTCAGAAAATCCCAGTGTCGCAAACAGCGGGCGATTTGGCTGACCAATACAATGAGTTCATCGATGGGGAAGAAATCAGCTCACTCACCGATTTAGACAGTGGCGACATGGTATTGAAGCAGGGCGATAAGTACATTAAGCCGACTCGTCTACCAAATGGTTTGGTTCGTTTCAAACCGAATACAGGTGAAGACCGTGTGGTATTGGATTGCATAACCTCTCTGCAAAATGGTGCTGACCTGCTTTGGATTGAAACCGAGAAACCACACGTTCAGCAAATCGCAGGTATGGTAAACCGCATCCGTGAAGTGATTCCAAATGCGAAGTTGGTATACAACAACAGCCCATCATTCAACTGGACATTGAACTTCCGCCAGCAAGTATTTGATGCGTGGGCAGAAGAAGGTAAAGATGTATCTAGCTATGAACGTGAGAAATTGATGAGTAGTGTGTACGATGATTCAGAACTCGCAGTATCTGCGGATGAAAAAATCCAAAGCTTCCAACGAGACGCTGCAAGAGAAGCGGGTATTTTCCACCACTTGATTACGTTACCAACTTACCACACAGCGGCATTGTCTACCGACAACCTAGCGAAGGACTACTTTGGCGAGAAAGGGATGTTGGCTTATGTGAAAGAAGTACAGCGTAAAGAAATCCGTCAAGGGTTGGCTTCGGTTAAACACCAAGACATGTCGGGTTCTAACATCGGGGACGATCACAAAGAGTACTTCTCTGGAGAGCAAGCGCTGAAAGCCTCTGGTGAAAACAACACCATGAATCAATTCGCTTAA
- a CDS encoding nucleoside triphosphate pyrophosphohydrolase family protein, whose product MQLTKLTQDLYDHLYQDITEFRSTFDLPVAQPDSLDEKADQLHSSLAIEELTELAEADCKTEQADAIVDTVYVLMGRLVHLGHSKMEDNIAISYLIDLLLHVAANREIDFVPCWDEVHSSNMSKVCRNENEYNETEAHYAKQGVKLVAVTKGEYIIAKCAEDVTLEGKTIRQGKVLKSVYYRPADLAKLTA is encoded by the coding sequence ATGCAACTGACAAAGCTGACTCAAGACCTATACGATCATCTATATCAAGACATTACTGAATTCCGCTCTACTTTTGACTTACCTGTCGCACAGCCAGATTCACTGGATGAAAAAGCCGACCAGCTTCATTCTTCTTTAGCCATTGAAGAGCTCACAGAGCTCGCAGAAGCCGACTGCAAGACTGAACAAGCCGATGCTATTGTAGATACGGTATACGTCCTTATGGGCCGATTAGTGCACCTTGGCCACAGTAAAATGGAAGACAACATTGCAATCAGTTACCTGATTGACCTGCTTCTTCACGTCGCTGCAAACCGCGAGATTGATTTTGTGCCATGTTGGGATGAAGTGCATTCCAGTAACATGAGCAAAGTGTGCCGTAACGAAAATGAATACAACGAAACCGAAGCGCATTACGCAAAACAAGGCGTGAAGCTTGTAGCGGTCACTAAAGGCGAGTACATCATTGCTAAATGTGCAGAAGATGTAACACTTGAAGGCAAAACAATTCGCCAAGGAAAGGTTCTTAAGTCGGTTTACTACCGCCCTGCTGATCTGGCAAAACTAACGGCTTAA
- a CDS encoding sensor domain-containing diguanylate cyclase: protein MNDQSSSEKVIRRLYQITNSFSKGIDVQIQELLQLGCERFQLDIGILSRIRGENYTIVNVYCPSSIELNPGDTFPFLNTYCEVTCFSNKPVAIEHVGEHDEFSVHPAYEAFALESYIGIPVHLGSKLFGTLNFSSPKPYEREFSQVDIDALQLMASWISVELVRNKQEQELKKLNAELEKLALFDPLTELPNRHSMLGVIPRSIGRLAYDRAEGAVALIDIDHFKKVNDNHGHLFGDKILAETASGIADAIRDVDLIARFGGEEFVIWLPRTNHSDISKICDRIMSGVSRTTVDEKPVTVSIGVCHFKFNTSYVEDPKSLLDDFILSADTALYEAKENGRNRVVYNGFEVD, encoded by the coding sequence ATGAATGACCAGAGCTCAAGTGAAAAGGTTATACGTCGTCTATACCAAATTACGAATAGTTTTTCGAAAGGGATAGATGTCCAAATCCAAGAGTTACTCCAATTAGGTTGTGAGCGCTTTCAATTGGATATCGGTATTTTGTCCAGAATTCGAGGCGAAAATTACACTATCGTTAATGTCTATTGTCCAAGTAGTATCGAGCTCAACCCTGGTGATACCTTCCCGTTTCTTAATACATACTGTGAAGTCACTTGTTTTTCCAATAAGCCAGTAGCGATAGAGCACGTTGGCGAGCATGATGAGTTTTCTGTTCATCCAGCGTATGAAGCTTTTGCTCTCGAATCCTATATTGGGATACCAGTACATTTAGGAAGCAAACTGTTTGGCACCCTCAATTTCTCAAGCCCTAAACCCTATGAACGGGAATTCAGTCAGGTGGATATTGATGCACTCCAGTTAATGGCTTCTTGGATTTCTGTGGAGCTTGTACGCAACAAGCAAGAGCAAGAGTTGAAAAAACTAAACGCTGAACTTGAGAAGCTGGCTTTATTTGATCCATTAACAGAATTGCCTAACCGTCATTCTATGCTGGGTGTTATACCTCGGTCTATTGGTAGGCTAGCATACGATAGAGCGGAAGGCGCAGTGGCATTAATCGATATTGATCATTTCAAGAAGGTGAATGATAACCATGGTCACCTGTTTGGCGATAAAATTCTTGCTGAAACAGCGTCGGGTATCGCAGACGCAATAAGAGATGTGGATCTAATTGCGAGGTTTGGGGGAGAGGAGTTTGTGATTTGGTTACCCAGAACCAATCATTCCGACATTTCAAAGATTTGTGACCGAATTATGTCGGGCGTATCTCGAACTACAGTAGATGAAAAACCCGTTACCGTGTCGATTGGCGTTTGCCATTTTAAGTTCAATACATCTTATGTCGAAGACCCTAAATCTTTATTAGATGACTTCATTTTATCCGCAGATACGGCGCTGTATGAAGCAAAAGAAAACGGAAGAAATAGGGTCGTATACAACGGGTTCGAAGTAGATTAA
- the dbpA gene encoding ATP-dependent RNA helicase DbpA, whose translation MSQSSFSSIGLKPELLTNLDSMGYKEMTPIQAKSLPQVLLGKDVVGQGKTGSGKTATFGLGLLQNLDVKKFRVQSLVLCPTRELADQVAKEIRKLARAIHNIKVLTLCGGTPMGPQIGSLEHGAHILVGTPGRILDHLERGRINLDHLNTLVLDEADRMLDMGFQDALDAIIEQTPENRQTLLFSATFPESIEAISKRILRNPTIVKVESTHDTVSIRQHFYKVDSFEERLEATRLLLMNDQPESTVIFCNTKRDVDEVADELRYRGFSVIALHGDMEQRQRDQALVQFANKSVSILVATDVAARGLDVDNLDAVINFHLARDPEVHVHRIGRTGRAGAKGCAHSFISEKESYKVAQIEEYFDFEISPKALPSDDVLDAPTFYAKMVTLQIDGGKKQKVRPGDILGALTGDKGISSDHVGKINVFPMSAYVAVNTLSVKKAFKKLEYGKLKGKQFRVRYVKN comes from the coding sequence TTGTCTCAATCATCATTTTCATCAATTGGTCTCAAGCCAGAACTTCTCACTAACCTTGATTCGATGGGTTATAAAGAGATGACTCCGATTCAGGCGAAAAGCCTTCCTCAAGTTCTTTTAGGAAAAGACGTTGTTGGTCAGGGCAAAACCGGTTCAGGTAAAACCGCTACATTTGGTTTAGGGTTACTGCAAAACCTAGATGTTAAAAAGTTCAGAGTACAGTCTTTAGTCCTTTGCCCTACTCGCGAATTGGCTGATCAAGTCGCGAAAGAAATTCGCAAGTTGGCGCGTGCTATTCATAACATTAAAGTACTGACCCTGTGTGGCGGTACGCCAATGGGCCCACAGATTGGCTCTTTAGAGCACGGTGCGCATATTTTGGTTGGTACTCCAGGTCGGATCCTAGACCACTTGGAGAGAGGCCGCATCAATCTCGATCATCTGAATACTTTGGTTTTGGATGAAGCAGATCGTATGTTAGATATGGGCTTCCAAGATGCGTTGGATGCGATTATCGAACAAACACCTGAAAACAGACAAACCTTGCTGTTCAGTGCCACATTCCCAGAATCCATTGAAGCCATTTCAAAACGAATTCTTCGTAACCCGACCATTGTTAAAGTGGAGTCAACTCACGACACCGTGAGTATTCGACAACATTTTTACAAGGTAGACAGCTTTGAAGAAAGACTGGAAGCGACACGCCTGTTGCTTATGAATGATCAGCCTGAATCCACCGTAATTTTCTGTAACACCAAGCGGGATGTAGACGAAGTCGCTGATGAACTTCGCTACCGTGGGTTTAGTGTTATTGCGCTACACGGCGATATGGAGCAAAGACAGCGAGACCAAGCACTGGTTCAATTTGCAAATAAGAGTGTTTCGATTCTGGTCGCAACGGATGTTGCCGCCAGAGGGCTTGATGTCGACAACCTAGACGCAGTGATCAATTTTCATTTGGCTCGCGATCCTGAGGTACATGTTCATCGAATTGGTCGAACAGGTCGAGCAGGCGCGAAAGGCTGTGCGCACTCCTTCATTAGTGAAAAAGAATCGTACAAAGTTGCACAAATCGAAGAGTATTTCGATTTTGAAATATCGCCTAAAGCGCTGCCAAGTGATGATGTGCTTGATGCCCCTACTTTTTACGCCAAGATGGTAACACTTCAAATTGATGGCGGAAAAAAGCAAAAAGTAAGACCGGGGGATATTTTAGGAGCACTGACTGGCGATAAAGGCATATCTAGTGATCACGTAGGTAAAATTAACGTATTTCCGATGAGCGCTTATGTTGCCGTAAATACATTGAGCGTGAAAAAGGCATTTAAGAAACTCGAATATGGAAAGCTTAAAGGCAAACAATTTCGAGTACGTTACGTGAAAAATTGA
- a CDS encoding DUF1415 domain-containing protein has protein sequence MSKQHDVQIHQQVTQWLEDVVIGLNLCPFAAKPNRNKQIKIAISHAEKEELLLEDILNELNELNGCEPEKLETTLVVVPDMLDDFMDYNFFIDWVEALIKQQNWEGIYQVATFHPDYCFGGAEPEDDENLTNRAPFPIFHLIREESMERVLKHYPDPESIPDTNIERVSNLSEAERKKLFPYLFV, from the coding sequence ATGTCGAAGCAACATGATGTACAAATACACCAGCAGGTCACTCAATGGCTAGAGGATGTGGTTATAGGTTTAAACCTGTGCCCTTTTGCCGCCAAACCCAATCGTAACAAGCAAATTAAGATAGCCATCAGCCATGCCGAAAAAGAAGAGCTGTTGCTAGAAGACATTCTTAACGAGCTCAACGAACTTAATGGCTGCGAACCAGAGAAGCTGGAAACCACGCTGGTTGTTGTGCCAGACATGCTCGATGATTTCATGGACTATAACTTCTTTATAGATTGGGTTGAAGCGCTCATCAAACAACAAAATTGGGAAGGCATCTATCAAGTTGCTACTTTCCATCCAGACTACTGTTTTGGTGGTGCAGAGCCGGAAGATGATGAAAATCTAACCAACCGTGCTCCTTTTCCCATATTTCATTTGATTCGCGAAGAGAGTATGGAAAGAGTACTGAAACACTACCCAGATCCAGAATCGATTCCAGATACTAATATTGAAAGGGTTTCTAACCTTTCGGAAGCGGAAAGAAAGAAGCTCTTTCCTTACTTGTTTGTTTAA
- a CDS encoding MFS transporter, producing the protein MICTDSPSYRSVSFALAFGSFIVFANLYLFQPMLPLMASHFNVSSTQINWVLAASTLTLALSLIPWAVYSETVGRRRVMLISLFLLPFVGLMLLASESLIGLALSRAAMGASLAGFAAVAVGYMAEEFSPKALALAVGTYVSANSLGGIVGRIYGGMITQYFNWQVAVLGMAAFSLFGAILVMRLLPTQRHFKPQPGMFFHHNRGVIRHLKDPKLRYAMLLGGVNFALFVNLYSVTAFRLVEPPYELPVGIASMIFLCYLAGTISARLSGLWRKRYSVVSGIVVGTLISATGMFVAYIDWLAALIGGLLLIGFGAFFVHSLAYGFVSQNAIQAKATATALYLVHYYVGGSLGGFLLIYCWQQGGWEAVIIGGSVLYVIMLLLCRALRSYEQRPSKLKEALES; encoded by the coding sequence ATGATTTGTACCGATAGCCCGTCATACCGTTCAGTTAGCTTTGCATTAGCATTTGGGTCCTTTATCGTTTTTGCAAACCTCTATTTGTTTCAGCCCATGCTGCCTCTGATGGCGTCACACTTTAACGTATCCTCTACTCAAATTAATTGGGTCTTAGCAGCCAGTACTTTAACGCTGGCACTGTCTTTGATCCCATGGGCGGTTTATTCCGAAACCGTGGGGCGCCGCAGGGTCATGTTAATCAGCCTGTTTTTGCTTCCGTTTGTAGGTTTAATGCTGTTAGCTTCAGAAAGCTTGATTGGGTTAGCCCTATCAAGGGCTGCAATGGGCGCTTCATTAGCGGGGTTTGCTGCTGTTGCGGTTGGGTACATGGCAGAAGAATTCTCCCCCAAAGCGCTAGCGTTGGCCGTTGGCACGTACGTGAGTGCCAATTCTCTTGGGGGCATTGTGGGTAGAATTTACGGCGGAATGATCACTCAGTATTTCAACTGGCAAGTCGCGGTACTCGGAATGGCTGCATTTAGCTTGTTTGGTGCCATCTTGGTTATGCGATTACTCCCTACCCAGCGCCATTTCAAACCTCAGCCGGGCATGTTCTTTCATCATAATCGGGGAGTTATCCGCCATTTAAAAGATCCCAAGTTACGCTACGCCATGTTACTTGGGGGCGTGAACTTCGCCCTTTTTGTCAATTTATACTCTGTTACCGCTTTCCGGTTGGTAGAGCCGCCTTACGAACTCCCTGTGGGTATAGCGTCCATGATCTTCCTCTGCTATTTGGCAGGCACCATCAGCGCGAGGCTAAGTGGCTTATGGAGAAAACGCTATTCAGTAGTTTCAGGAATAGTTGTTGGGACACTCATTAGCGCAACGGGCATGTTTGTCGCCTACATAGATTGGTTAGCGGCTTTGATTGGAGGGTTGCTGTTAATCGGCTTCGGCGCTTTTTTTGTCCATTCTCTTGCCTATGGTTTCGTAAGCCAAAATGCCATACAAGCAAAAGCAACGGCAACCGCCCTTTATTTGGTGCACTATTACGTGGGTGGAAGTTTGGGTGGTTTTCTACTGATTTACTGCTGGCAACAAGGTGGTTGGGAAGCTGTGATAATTGGAGGCAGTGTACTCTATGTCATCATGCTTTTGTTATGCCGAGCCCTTCGCTCATATGAACAGCGCCCCTCGAAGCTTAAGGAGGCGTTGGAATCTTGA